The Mangifera indica cultivar Alphonso unplaced genomic scaffold, CATAS_Mindica_2.1 Un_0076, whole genome shotgun sequence region attcgaACAGagagagagtttttttttttgggcaagtAGAGAGACCGAAACTCGTTCCTCTTCATCTATAAATAGGGTCCAACAAGTAAGTTTTGAAGCAATTAATCATTTATTCTCTGGCTTTACACTAAAACACTATCATGGCCTCACTCTTTGTGATCATGGCAGTCGTATTGAGCTTATTAAGCAACTTAGAAGGAAGCCTTGTTCTTGGTGATATTGGTACCGCTTCATCTTATAATCCTCCATACTTGCGTGAGTGAACCATGAAAAATACGTTTGATTTGTTGGATCAATATAAAACCTTATTCATTCAAACAGGTTACTAGCTACTGATTTGTGTGATTTGTGCAGCAACTAGGTGTAATGGCAATAGTCAAGATCAATTCCCTCCAGGAAATTTGTTTGTTGCGGTTAGTGAAGGGTTGTGGGACAACGGCGCTGCTTGTGGGAGACGTTACAGATTGAGGTGCCTGAGTGGCATTGATAAACCCTGCAAGAGTGGTAGTATTGAGGTGAAGGTGGTGGATTTCTGCCCCAAATCTCCTTGCCCTGCAACCATCCTCCTGTCCAATGATGCTTTTGCTGCCGTCTCCCGCTCTGCTGGAAAAATCAACATTGAATATGCCCAGTACgtatcttttctttctcttcactCTTATTCTGCTCTTCTCTCCTCTTTCTTCTTATTCCACTCTAATTGTCCTTGCAGGATATGACTTCGACATTATCCAACTACAATAATATGCTTGTGAAGAGTGGAACAAAATGTATAATTGCAATGCCAGTAATCTTGTAATAATCTTGACTTGTTCTAATGACTGTCATTCTCAAAATTTCTGGAATTATTGTCTCAATATTCTGTTAAATTGCCCAAGATAATGCTTAATTATGCATGTTCTgcttaatctttaaaataaaaggcTTTTTAATCATGCTCGTCCACTATCAATTCATGAGTTTGTGCTATCATCCATTGGATGTGACAAAGTTAGAAGCAAAACCTTCCCATAATATTGAGCTCATAAAAGGCCGAAAGACTGTTGAAGTAGTGTTAATCATGGAATTGAATCAGAAATTGactgtaaaattaaattcacaCTTTAAATCGATGAAAAAAGATACATTCCTATTCAAAATATCCACATCCTGAAGTCTATTTGTGACATATTGTATCTACCACAAGTCAATAAGAGCTTACGTTGGTTGATTTAATTCCCAATCTTTTGATCTATTTGTTGTGCTCTTTAGTCACACATTGAAACGACACTGGTCAATTTCGTCCATATTATCTACAATGCATGACAGAAAACTCTTCCATAATCTTTGTAACATACCattcttatttatatgaatcattTCTTACCAAATTAGGGCACAACCCTCCACTTTCCATAACAACTGtgattttaggatttaattatgattttcatTCCCTGTCATTACAGGATATAAATCATTTTCTATGTTATTAGGAGCACACAACCCTCAACTTtccataacaataaaatttatccacatttattatattaaagttttagtaCTCAATTATGCAATTACTTgtaaattaatgatattatcaataatatataggtGGACCTAACTGCACTAAAAACATCGGTTTGATCATCACAATTGAACCTCTTCAATGAATTGCCCCAAATTCTATCTATAATTCAATATGCAATTGTCAACATGGAACACTACTGATTGGATAAGCATCAAAATTTAATGCTTCCAACACATCAATCACTTCATTGCTCCATAACATTATCAGTACATGCTTATTCAGCTAGATTTCTAGGAATATGGCGATATGCTTCGTAACTTTTGAACTTGGGATCAAGAACCAATAATACAAACATGCTGTGGATATCTTATGCACAGACATGGTTTTGCAGACACTGATCCTTCTGCTTCCTCTAGAGCGTTAATTTGCAGTCTCATAAGCTTCAAGGTTCATTGACCACAGTAATGTGATGCATGTTATCATCAAACGAAGTAGTGATCAAGAAAGCTTCTGCCCAGtctcttaataaaattttacatcttaataaaagtataaatacaTAGATTATTAAGCTAAAGTATTTTatacacacaaacacacaccAGGCGACTTTATCAAGTCAATTTTAACATAGTTTTTAGCTGCCAAGCCTCCCATGGCACAGAGAATTCAGTGGTACAACCAAGTAAAACATAAGTTTTATTTCCTTACAAAATTGACTTCCACTTGAATAAGTGGACAGTATCAAAAGAAACAAATGCCACTCACACTccaataatgaaatattataatcaacTCAAACAAGGCTAAATCTGAATCCTCCAGTGCAGCCACCCACAATTGGCTGTTCACTCATTTATGTACTTGATGACAATATTGAGGAGCTCTTAGAACAAGCCGGTCAGgaaattcaatcttaaaaaaTGACACCTACCCTTGTGTTATGGCCAAGTAATTAAACAATCTTTAATGAATCTTATCATGTGGTTAGTGACTTAATGGCAGGATGGTTATCTCAAAGTGGTGCAGTAATGTCTATGCAAAATACATTATTATAAATGTGCTTCAACCATGCATATCCAAGTCATCATAATCATTACTTTTTTCACCTTAAAGATGATAATGAAAGATCTTAAAACAAAGACATCCACTACTCTTAATATAATATCCCACATGCAGTGATTATGCAGAGTCACTTAACAAAGCAGAAAGGTTCTTATATTTAGAACTGTAACTCTATCACATCACATTCACATGGCTAGTTACTATCTAGGGGAGAGCACAGCAAAAAGAAAGTAAATTGTGAACATCTTGTGCGGTGAAGTGAATAATGGGACAAGATTGGCAATGAATCAAGTGATATTTATATTGTACAACTATCTGCTTTCCTGATTAGTTATTAGTTAATCACTTCTAGACCAAATTGAAAAGAATTAAGTTCCCAAATGTCATACACAACTTTTAAAAGAAGAATAATCAGCCAATATATTTCAACAACTTAACTGGCAATTCTAGAAAAGAAAACTGACCTCATTCCATGGCCATAAGACTGCAAGCCTCTTGCATATGGCATGCATGTGATATCAGCTTCAACTATTCCATATAGACAAAGCAGTGACAGAAAGCgatgaataaaattaagattggCACACATGTATAGGGAGAGAACTACCAATCCATTGAATCAGTGTATGGATTCATAtagagaatgaagaaaaaaattaagcaaaagtaCTACGGTTAGAGGAGAgatattcattaaaataataccATTTCGGTACCTCCATGCGAGATCAAATGAGGTCATATTCAACAACTTCAATGTCAAATGGGGTTATTATATTAAGATAATCCTAAAATGGCCACACTGTTTTTTTGTCTGTAGTTTTTTTTGGCAGTGAAATGACAGTCAAGAGCACCCAGTATGAATCCAAAATTGGGGCGGGCATCCACTGAAAATTCTAGATTATTAAATCAAAAGGGACAAATGTGAATCATGTACAGAGTTCAGATGTCAACTTGTCACTCAGTACTATATGAATAACATCTTTTCTTACAAGACATTTCTGCATCCATCCTCATAATAACCAATTGAAAATGGTTAAATcataatagaataaaataaatagaaaatgagGAAGGGCAAGCATTCTTCTGTATATGCATGGTTGAAAGGGGTCCCTATAAGCACAATGGATTTATTCTCTTGATCAATGATTGGGATCGAGAAGGCACTTGCATGACTATTTACATActcttgattttgttttggaaaAATGGATGAAGAGAATGAACTCCTTCCACGTATAGAGGTGTCTGCATTTCAATCAAGCGAGAGACCTACATTGACAACTTGTTTCTGTTAACTAAATATATGatcaattttatgtttaacaTATGTTTTTGGCATAAAGgctatatatataacaatttctTGTTAACCAGTAAATATTATGAATCATCAGATAGGTACACAGTAAGGAATCACTGATAAAGAAACATGATGCTTTTGTgcttaatataaaaaaacactGACCAAGCAAGCCACGGTATCATTGTTCAaatgttaaaaagaaatattttttggaTCAGCTCAACAAACATATTTTCTTAAGAGAGGGGTGAGGGCAccaacaaacaaaacaatatttgagAAAAGGAGAACTCTACTTACTGCTCGGCGGAAGGCAAACATCTCTTCTTGTCCAGATAGCATGGAAATTATACCAGTGGGTGAACCCCCTGAACTCACAGAGCCTTCTGCCAAAACATTTCGGCGAAGTTTCCCTCCCTCTATCTCTGTTTCAAACTGGAAACTGAAATTCAAGTGGAGATGCCCATGTTAGTCATATACATATGAATTCAGAACccctagattttgaaaattcttgagGTGCATtcataaacatttataaaaaaggaaaatatgtaACATTGCCAAATTGCAACTCAGtctaaaaatcaaaattcttcatttttacATCTACAGGAAGAAGTAATAATTACAGAATTAAAAGCCACAgttgaaaaacaatttattgAGATCCAGAAACATTTAGGCAGAGTATTCTATGCAGATGAGAAACAAATGATTATAAAGCCACCTGGTATAGAATAAAATACCTACCTTTCCAAATCAAAAAGTGTACCCTCTTCAGTTCCTtgaaataaatcatcaatagaAGAAGCTGCAGAACAGACGAGGCAGCAATGATAGTTGTATAGCTCATCAATTAGGGTGATAAACCTACGTGCCTGAAAGTGAAGCATGTTAATATCAGCAACAACAAGAATGAAATTAACTGTAAGTCAATCATAGTTGATCATAGGAATTGAAACAAGATTCCAAATCTATAGAAGTACTTAAAGTAGAAAGCAGTTTCTGCAATGGAACTCCCAAATACTGTTCCTTAGCtcatttatatcaaatatccaaCACCAAGCTTGGCGCTTGAAGCATTAAAATGTTGCTAACATACCTTGTCACGAATTCGCATACTCATTACTGGAATGTCAGAGATGAAAACAGTGTGATAGTTTTGTGCTACTGCAATGTAATCTGCTGCACCTAACTGACATTGGACAATAAAGTTAATAACACCATACAGGAAAGGTAAAGTGAGCA contains the following coding sequences:
- the LOC123207404 gene encoding EG45-like domain containing protein, with the protein product MASLFVIMAVVLSLLSNLEGSLVLGDIGTASSYNPPYLPTRCNGNSQDQFPPGNLFVAVSEGLWDNGAACGRRYRLRCLSGIDKPCKSGSIEVKVVDFCPKSPCPATILLSNDAFAAVSRSAGKINIEYAQI